The region CGTCGATGGCGACGAGGACGGGACCGTCGATCCCGGTGCCTGCCGAAGGGTCAGTCATTGGTGGTGCTCGCAATCTTCCAGCCACGGGCCGCGAGGCCGTCGACGGCGCGTCGGACCGCAGCGGGTACGACGCTGATCTCGGCCAGGCCGAACTGGGCGCCCGGAGAGTGCTCCAGGCGCAGGTCCTCGACGTTGACGTCGAGTTCGCCCAGGTCGCCGAAGAGGCGCCCGAGCTGGCCGGCGGTGTCGTCGACCATCACGACGATCTGCTCGAACCGGCGGTTCTGTCCATGCTTGCCGGGGAGTCGCTCGACGCCATCGTTGCCACGGCGGATGGTGTCGGCGACGGCGCGACGGGCTCCGGGCGCATCGGGGGCGCGGAGCGCGTCTGCGACGGAGGCGAGGTCGGCAGCCAGCGCGTCGAGCACATCGACGACGGGCGCGGCGTTGGCGCCGAGGATCTGCACCCACAGCTCGGGAGCGGATGCCGCGATGCGCGTCGTGTCGCGCACACCCTGGCCGGCCAGGCGCAGCGACCCGTCGGGGGCTGTGACGAAGCGACCGGCGAGGAGGCTCGCCACGAGCTGAGGCACGTGCGAGACGAGGGCGACCGCCTGGTCGTGCTCCTCGGGCGTCATCTCGAGCGGTGTGGCGCCGAGGTCGAGCGCGAGCCCCTCCACGAGGGCGAGGTCGGCGGCGGAGGTCTCCTCGTCGCGGCACACCACCCAGGGCCGGCCGATGAAGATGTCGGCGCGGGCGGCGATCGCACCGCCGCGCTCGCGCCCCGCGAGCGGGTGCGAGCCGATGTAGCGGGTGAGGTCGACGCCGCGCTCGCGCAGCTCGCGCAGCGGCTCGAGCTTCACGCTGGCGACGTCGGTGACGACGGCGGTCGGATGCGCGGCGAGCTCGCGCTCGATGACGTCGGCGGTCACGTCGGGCGGCACAGCCACGACGACGAGAGTCGGCTCGTCGTCGGATGCCGCGACGCGACCTGCACCGTAGTCGACGGCGAGGCGCAGCTGCGCCTTCGAGCTGTCTTCGAGGGCGACGTCGACGCCGAGCGCTCGCAGCGCGTGGCCGATGCTCGATCCGAGGAGACCGGCGCCGACGATCCGCACCGTGCCGTGCACGCGCGATGCGCGCGCGGGCGCGGTGGCGCGCTCGCGCGCTCCGTCGAGCGCACGCGCGGATGTCGCGGCGGAATCGGTCACTCAGATCTCCTGGTCGGTATGCGGGTCTTCGCCGCCGTCGCGCACCACGGTGTCATCCCCCGCGGCCTGGCGCGCGAGGGTCAGCAGAGCGCCCCGCTCCACTTTAGTCAACTCGCGTGCCCGCCCGGCTGGCAACGTTCCCAGGTGGAGTGGCCCGAACTGCCGCCGAACGAGCTCCACGACCGGGTGACCGACCGCAGCCATCATGCGCCGCACGATGCGGTTGCGCCCCGCGTGCAGGGTGAGCTCGATGAGCGAGCCGCCGCCCTCGGCCGACGTGCTCAGCAGCCGCGCCTTGTCGGCGGCGATCGACCCGTCGTCGAGGTCGACTCCGCGCAGCAGTCGCTGCACCGTCTGCGGGGTCACCGCACCCTCGACCTTGGCGATGTACACCTTCGTCACACCGAACGACGGGTGCGCCAGCACGTGGGCCAGTCCCCCGTCGTTGGTCAGCACGAGCAGGCCGCTGGTCTCGGCATCCAGTCGCCCCACGTTGTACAGGCGCTCGTCCCAGTCCTTCGTGAACCGGCGCAGGTCGGGTCGCCCCCGGTCGTCCTTCATCGAGCTGACGACGCCCGTCGGCTTGTTGAGCATGACGTAGCGCTTGGACTGGTCGAGCTGCACGGCGGTGCCGTCGACGTCGACGAGATCGTTCTCGGGATCGATGCGCGATCCGAGCTCGGTGACGACCACGCCGTTGACGCGGACGCGCCCCTCGACGATCAGCTGCTCCGACACGCGTCGCGAGGCGACACCCGCGTTCGCGAGCACCTTCTGCAGACGGACACCTTCGGCCTCGGCACCGGTCATCGGCGCGCCTCCTCGTCGAATCCGGCCGCCCCGTCGTCGAGCAGCGGTGAGATGTGCGGCAGCTCGTCGAGCGAGTTGATGCCCAGGTGCACCAGCAGCGCGTCGGTCGTGCCGTAGTTGATGGCCCCGGTCTCGGGGTCGGTGAACACTTCGGTGATGAGGCCACGCGCCACGAGCGTGCGCACGACCGAGTCGACGTTCACCGCGCGGATCGAGGCGACCTGGCTGCGAGAGATCGGCTGCTTGTAGGCGATCACGGCGAGGGTCTCGAGAGCCGCCTGCGACAGCCGCGACGGCGCCTGCGTGTTCACGTACTCGGTGACGAGGTCGTCGTGCTCCTCGCGCACGTAGAGGCGCCACCCGCCGCCCACCTCGCGCAGTTCGAACCCGCGCCGCGGTCCGCCGGTCTCGCCGTCGTAGTCGGCGACGAGCGTCTCGATCGCCTGGCGCACAGCCGGCACCGGCGCCGACACCGCGGTCGCGAGGCTCACCAGGCTCTGCGGCTCATCGATGATCAGCAGGATCGCCTCGAGGCGCCGGGCGACGTCGGTCGCCGTGCTCACCGGAGGCGCGGTGTCGGGCGCGGTCGCTGCGCGCGCGGCGAAGTCGGTGTCATCGGTCATAGTCGGCTCCCAGAGTCGCAAGATTCTCGTCGGACCACCGCTGCGCGCTCCAGCGCAGGGTGAGCTCGCCCAGCGGTTCGATCTGCTCGAACGACAGGGCGGCATGGCGGTACAGCTCGAGCACCGAGAGGAATCGCGCCACCACGACGCCGGGCTGCGAGACCCCTGCCACGAGCTCGCGGAAGCTGAGCGAGCCGGCATCCTTCAGCAGCGTGACGACGATCGCCGCCTGCTCACGGATGCTGATGAGCGGGGCATGCAGGTGGTCCAGGCCCACATGCGGGATCTCCTTCGGCGTCATGGCAAGCAGCGCGAGCGCCGCGAAGTCGTCGACGCTCAGCGTCCAGACGAGCTCCGGCGTGGCGCTCCGGTACTTCGCGTCGAGCTTGACGGCGCGCACATGCCGGCGCTCCTCGCGGCGCAGGCACCGCTCGAACCACGACGACACCTCTTTGAACGCCCGGTACTGCAGCAGCCGCGCGAACAGCAGGTCGCGCGCTTCGAGCAGCGCGACCGACTCTGCATCGACGAGCTCGCCCTGCGGCAGGAGCCCGGCGACCTTCATGTCGAGCAGGGTCGCGGCGACCACGAGGAACTCCGAAGCCTCGTCGAGCTCTTCGTCGGGGCCGAGCTCGCGCAGGTAGGCGATGAACTCGTTCGTCACGAGCGACAGCGACACCTCGGTGATGTCGAGCTCGTGCTTCGAGATGAGCGTGAGGAGCAGGTCGAACGGGCCGTCGAAGTTGGTCAGCGAGACCCGGAACCCGTCGATGGGCTCGGGCCCCTCGACAGGCTCGGCGGCCGGAACAGGCTCGGGGGCTGGAGCAGAGTCGGGCGCCGAACCCGCGTGGTCTTCGTGCTCAGGCGACCGCGCCACGGGCGACCAGCTCCCTGGCCAGCCGCAGGTAGGCCTGGGCGGCAGCGTGCTCGGGTGCGAACTCCGTGATCGGCATGCCCGAGACCGAGGCATCCGGGAACTTCACCGTACGACCGATCACGGTCTCGAGAACGTCGTCGCCGAACGCGTCGACGACCCGCTCGAGCACCTCGCGCGAGTGGAGCGTGCGCGCGTCGTACATCGTGGCGAGCACGCCGTCGAGCGTGATCGTCGGGTTGAGGCGGTCGCGCACCTTGTCGATGGTCTCGATGAGCATCGCGACACCGCGCAGCGCGAAGAACTCGCACTCGAGCGGGATGACCACGCCGTGGCTCGCGGTGAGCGCATTGACGGTGAGGAGGCCGAGCGAGGGCTGGCAGTCGATGAGCACGACGTCGTAGTCGCCGGTCACCTTGCGCAGCGCCCGCGCGAGGGTCTGCTCGCGCGCGACCTCGTTGACGAGGTGCACCTCGGCCGCCGACAGGTCGATGTTGGCCGGGATCACGTCGAGGTTCTCGACGCGCGAGTGCACGATCACGTCGTGCGGGTCGCGCTTGGAGTCCAGCAGCAGGTCGTAGATCGTCGGGATCTCGTGCGTGGTGATGCCGAGCCCCGCCGACAGTGCGCCCTGCGGGTCGAAGTCGACGGCGAGCACCTTGCGCCCGTAGGACGCCAGAGATGCGGCCAGGTTGATGGTGGTCGTCGTCTTGCCGACGCCGCCCTTCTGGTTGCAGAGCGCGATGATGCGTGCGGGCCCGTGGCCGTCGAGCGGGGGCGGCGTCGGGAAGCCGTGATAGGGACGACCGGTCGGACCGATGGGGGTCTCGTCCTCAGAGGCCCTCGTCGCGCCTCGCTTGCTCCCCGCCACTGATTCTCCTGACGTCACGGCCGTACCGATTGATTCTAGCCACGGTGTGCGTCCCGACTCGGAGGCACGGCGTGCAAGAGCTCAGCGGGCGCGCGGATGCGAGGTCACGTAGACGTCGCGCAGCGCGTCGACGGACACGTGCGTGTAGATCTGCGTCGTGGCGACCGACGCGTGTCCGAGCAGCTCCTGCACCACCCGCACATCGGCGCCGCCCTGCAGCAGGTGGGTCGCGAACGAGTGCCGCAGCGTGTGCGGAGACACGTGCGCCGTCAGATGCGCCCGCTCTGCGGCGGCGCGGATCACGAGCCACGCGCTCTGCCGCGACAGCGGCGCCCCCCGCGCCCCGAGGAACAGCCGGGGCGTCGCGTGCCCCCGGCGCGACAGCTCGGGTCGCGCACGGGTGAGGTACGACGCGAGAGCCGCCTGCGCGTACGAGCCGACCGGCACGATCCGCTCCTTCGAGCCCTTGCCGCGCACGCGCAGCACGTCGCCGTGCGCGACGTCGTCGACGTCGAGCTGCACGATCTCCGACACCCGCGCGCCGGTCGCGTAGAGCAGTTCGAGCAGCGCACGATCGCGGATGCCGACGAGGTCGCCGGGCTGCGCGTCGGCGGGGGCCGGGCCCGCGGCATCCAGCAGCTGCTCGACCTGGTCGATCGTGAGCGCCTTCGGCAGGCGCTGCGGCTGCTTGGGGGGCTTCAACCGCACCGACGGGTCGTCCTGCGCCACGCCCTCGCGCGCGAGGAAGCGGTGAAGCCCCCGCACCGAGGACTGCAGACGCGCGAGCGACGAGGCGGCGGGCGCCGGATCTCCCGCAGCCTTCTCGGCGGCGAAGCGGGCGACGGTGTCGGCGGTCACCGCATCGGTGTCGTCGATGCCCGCTGCGCCGAGCCATTCGACGTAACCGGCGAGGTCGTTGCGGTACGCCGCGACGGTGTGCTCCGACAGACCGCGCTCGATCGTGATGTGCCGAAGGTAGGTGTCCACCGCACGCTCGAGTCGCATGTCATCGCCCGGCGGGCGCCTCCGGCTGCCGCAGCTTCTCGGCCGCTGCGAGGACGCCGGCGATCAGGATGCCGTTGCGCAGGCGTCCGGCGAGGATGCCGTCGACCGCATCGGCGAGCGGCAGCCATTCGGTGCGGATGTCGGCCTCCTCGTCCTCGCGCGCGTGCGCCTCGGCCACTCGCGTGAGCCCGCGGGCGAGGAAGATGTGCACGACCTCGTCGTTGCCGCCCGGAGTGGTGAAGATGCTCACCAGCGGCTCCCACGAGACGGCCTCGAGGTCGACCTCCTCGGCGAGCTCGCGACGGGCGGCCTCGAGCGGCTCCTCCCCCGGGATGTCGAGGAGCCCGGCCGGCACCTCCCAGTCGCGGTGTCGGATCGGATGCCGGTACTGCTGGATCAGCAGCACCCGGAGCTCGTCGTCGAGGGCGACCACCGCGGCGGCACCGGGGTGGTCGACGTACTGGCGCACGATCTCGCCGTCGCCGTAGCGCACGGTGTCGCTGCGGACGTCCCACACCCGCCCCTCGTAGACGAGGTCGCTCGCGACGACCTCGGCCTCGGCCGGCTCATCCCGCAGCACGGGATCAGTCGTTCTCGACGTCGTCGAACAGCTCACTGGAGCGGTGACGCTCGAGGGCCGCACCGACGAGACCGCGGAAGAGCGGGTTGGCGTCGGTCGGACGCGAGCGCAGCTCGGGGTGGGCCTGCGTGGCGACGTAGTAGGGGTGCACCTCGCGCGGCAGCTCCACGTACTCGACGAGGTCGAGGTCGGGGTTCAGCCCCGAGAAGAGCATCCCCGCTTCGGCGATGCGATCGCGGTAGCGGTTGTTGACCTCGTAGCGGTGGCGGTGACGCTCGGCCGCCGTCGTCGCGCCGTAGACCTCGGCGACGATCGACCCCTCGGCGAGGTTCGCCGGGTACAGGCCCAGGCGCATGGTGCCGCCCATGTCGCCCGCCTCGAGGATGTCGACCTGCTCCTCCATGGTGGCGATGACGGGGGCCGTCGTGTCGGGGTCGAACTCGCTCGACGAGGCGTCCTCGATGCCCGCGACGTGGCGCGCGTACTCGATCACCATGCACTGCAGGCCGAGGCAGATCCCGAGGGTCGGGATGCCCTGCTCGCGCGCGAACTTGAGGGCGCCGATCTTGCCCTCGATGCCGCGGATGCCGAAGCCGCCGGGGATCACGATGCCGTCGAGCGGGCCGAGCGCCTTCGCGGCTCCCTCGGGGGTCTCGCACTCGTCCGACGGGATCCAGCGGATGTTGACGTGCGTCTCCTGCGCGAAGCCGCCGGCCTTGAGCGCCTCGGTGACCGAGAGGTAGGCGTCGGGCAGGTCGATGTACTTGCCGACGAGACCGATCGTCACCTCGTGCTTGGGGTTGTGCACCGCGCTGAGCACACGCTGCCAGCGCGACCAGTCGACATCCGCCGCCTTGCCCAGGCCGAGGGCGCGCACGATGTACGCGTCGAGACCCTGCTCGTTGAGCATCGACGGGATGTCGTAGATGCTGGGCACGTCGACCGCGTTGACGACGGCGTCTTCGTCGACGTCGCACATCAGCGCGATCTTGCGCTTGTTCGACTCGGTGACGGGACGGTCGCTGCGCAGCACCAGGGCGTCGGGCTGGATGCCGATGGAGCGGAGGGCGGCGACCGAGTGCTGGGTGGGCTTGGTCTTCTGCTCGCCCGACGCCCCCATGAAGGGCACCAGCGAGACGTGCACGAAGAACACGTTGCCGCGGCCGAGTTCGTGACGGATCTGGCGAGCCGACTCGATGAACGGCTGCGACTCGATGTCGCCCACGGTTCCGCCGATCTCGGTGATGATCACGTCGGGCTTCGGCGACTCGTCGGCCTGCAGGCGCATGCGGCGCTTGATCTCGTCGGTGATGTGCGGGATGACCTGCACGGTGTCGCCGAGGTACTCGCCGCGGCGCTCCTTGGCGATCACCTGCGAGTAGATCTGGCCGGTGGTGACGTTGGCCGCCTGGCTCAGCTCGATGTCGAGGAAGCGCTCGTAGTGGCCGATGTCGAGGTCGGTCTCGGCGCCGTCGTCGGTCACGAAGACCTCGCCGTGCTGGAACGGGTTCATCGTGCCCGGGTCGACGTTCAGGTACGGGTCGAGCTTCTGCATCACGACGCGCAGACCTCGCGCCGTGAGGAGGTTGCCGAGGCTCGCCGCCGTCAGGCCCTTGCCCAACGAGGAAACGACACCACCGGTCACGAAGATGTGCTTGGTGGTGTCGTTCGAAGTGTCGCCGCGGAAAGAATCAGAAGTCTGCATCACGGGCTTTAATCCTATCAGTCGGCTTCGGTACCCAGACCCAGCAACTCGCGGGCGTGGGTGAGGGCGGCGTCGGAATCGGGCATCCCAGACAGCAGACGAGCCATCTCGGCCTCGCGCTCGGCGCCGTCCAGACGCCGGACATCCGACGCCGTGACCGACCCGTCGTTGGCTTTCACGACGCTGAGATGATTGGTCGCGAACGCGGCGACCTGCGCGAGATGGGTGACGGCGATCACCTGGGAAGATGCCGCGAGTCGCGCGAGACGCCGCCCGACCTCGATCGCGGCCGCTCCGCCGATGCCGGCGTCGACCTCGTCGAACACGAACGTCGGAACCGGGTCGACCGCGGCGATGACGACCTCGATCGCCAGCATCACCCGGCTGAGCTCGCCGCCCGACGCGCCCTTGGAGACCGAGCGGGGCTCGGCTCCGGGGTGCGGGGCGAGGAGGATCGCCACGTCGTCCCGTCCGTGGACGGATGCCGCGCCCGCGGCCACCTCGACGACCAGACGCGCGTCGGGCATCGCGAGCGCACGCAGCTCGACCGTCACCGCCGCGCCGAGGCGCTCGGCGGCATCGATGCGCGCCGCCGTGAGCGCCGCCGCCGCGTCGTCGAGCTCGGCCGCGACTCGGACGAGGTCGGCGGTCAGGCGCTCGATGCGATCGCCGTCGTCGTCGAGTTCGGCCAGGCGCGCCGACCCGGATTGGAGCAGCGCGATCGCCGCGTCGAGGCTGCCGTGCGAGCGGACGAGGCCTGCGAGCACCGCACGACGCTCCTCGACGGCAGCGAGCTCGTGGGGGCCGGCCTCGTCGAGGTCGGCGAGGTAGCCGGCGAGTCCCGCCGCCACGTCGGCAACGCGGTAGCCGAGATCGGCGATCTGACCGGCGAGATCCGCGAGCTGCGGGTCGTCGACGCGGTCCAGCGATCGGCGGGCGTCGGACAGCAGCATCCCGGCGTCTGGTGCGTCGCCATCGCCCGACAGCGTCTCGTGGGCCGTCGCCGCGGCCAGGCGCAGCTCCTCGGCGTTCGCGAGCCGCTCCGCACGGGCGGTGAGCTCGGCATCCTCGCCGGCGACCGGCTCGGCCTGCTCGATCTCGGCGAGCTGCACCCGCAGGTCGGCCGCCTCGCGCGCACGGTAGTCGCGATCGTGGGTGAGCTCGGCGAGCTCGCGATCGAGTGCGCGCCACTGCTCGAACTGTTCGCGGTACCTCGAGCGGGCGGCCTGCACGGGCGCACCGCCGAAGCGGTCGAGAGCGTCGCGCTGTGCCGCGGCGGAACGCAGCCGCAGCTGATCGGACTGACCGTGCACCACGACGAGCTCGTCGGCGAGGTCTGCGAGCACGCCTGCCGGAGCCGCCCGCCCGCCTACGGAGGCCCGACCGCGGCCGGCGCTCGAGACCGACCGCCCGACGAACAGCTCGGCGCGCCCGTCGCCGATCGGCTCGAGGTCGCCGCCGGCCTCACGCACGCGCTCGGCCACTGGTCCGTCATCGGGCA is a window of Microbacterium terrae DNA encoding:
- the scpB gene encoding SMC-Scp complex subunit ScpB, which codes for MTDDTDFAARAATAPDTAPPVSTATDVARRLEAILLIIDEPQSLVSLATAVSAPVPAVRQAIETLVADYDGETGGPRRGFELREVGGGWRLYVREEHDDLVTEYVNTQAPSRLSQAALETLAVIAYKQPISRSQVASIRAVNVDSVVRTLVARGLITEVFTDPETGAINYGTTDALLVHLGINSLDELPHISPLLDDGAAGFDEEARR
- the recN gene encoding DNA repair protein RecN; protein product: MIEQMRMRDLGVIAEATLPIGPGFTAITGETGAGKTMVVTGLGLLLGQRADSGAVRAGAAEASVDGVWIVPDDGPVAERVREAGGDLEPIGDGRAELFVGRSVSSAGRGRASVGGRAAPAGVLADLADELVVVHGQSDQLRLRSAAAQRDALDRFGGAPVQAARSRYREQFEQWRALDRELAELTHDRDYRAREAADLRVQLAEIEQAEPVAGEDAELTARAERLANAEELRLAAATAHETLSGDGDAPDAGMLLSDARRSLDRVDDPQLADLAGQIADLGYRVADVAAGLAGYLADLDEAGPHELAAVEERRAVLAGLVRSHGSLDAAIALLQSGSARLAELDDDGDRIERLTADLVRVAAELDDAAAALTAARIDAAERLGAAVTVELRALAMPDARLVVEVAAGAASVHGRDDVAILLAPHPGAEPRSVSKGASGGELSRVMLAIEVVIAAVDPVPTFVFDEVDAGIGGAAAIEVGRRLARLAASSQVIAVTHLAQVAAFATNHLSVVKANDGSVTASDVRRLDGAEREAEMARLLSGMPDSDAALTHARELLGLGTEAD
- the xerD gene encoding site-specific tyrosine recombinase XerD, coding for MRLERAVDTYLRHITIERGLSEHTVAAYRNDLAGYVEWLGAAGIDDTDAVTADTVARFAAEKAAGDPAPAASSLARLQSSVRGLHRFLAREGVAQDDPSVRLKPPKQPQRLPKALTIDQVEQLLDAAGPAPADAQPGDLVGIRDRALLELLYATGARVSEIVQLDVDDVAHGDVLRVRGKGSKERIVPVGSYAQAALASYLTRARPELSRRGHATPRLFLGARGAPLSRQSAWLVIRAAAERAHLTAHVSPHTLRHSFATHLLQGGADVRVVQELLGHASVATTQIYTHVSVDALRDVYVTSHPRAR
- a CDS encoding pseudouridine synthase, translating into MTGAEAEGVRLQKVLANAGVASRRVSEQLIVEGRVRVNGVVVTELGSRIDPENDLVDVDGTAVQLDQSKRYVMLNKPTGVVSSMKDDRGRPDLRRFTKDWDERLYNVGRLDAETSGLLVLTNDGGLAHVLAHPSFGVTKVYIAKVEGAVTPQTVQRLLRGVDLDDGSIAADKARLLSTSAEGGGSLIELTLHAGRNRIVRRMMAAVGHPVVELVRRQFGPLHLGTLPAGRARELTKVERGALLTLARQAAGDDTVVRDGGEDPHTDQEI
- a CDS encoding NUDIX domain-containing protein; translated protein: MLRDEPAEAEVVASDLVYEGRVWDVRSDTVRYGDGEIVRQYVDHPGAAAVVALDDELRVLLIQQYRHPIRHRDWEVPAGLLDIPGEEPLEAARRELAEEVDLEAVSWEPLVSIFTTPGGNDEVVHIFLARGLTRVAEAHAREDEEADIRTEWLPLADAVDGILAGRLRNGILIAGVLAAAEKLRQPEAPAGR
- a CDS encoding prephenate dehydrogenase, with the protein product MTDSAATSARALDGARERATAPARASRVHGTVRIVGAGLLGSSIGHALRALGVDVALEDSSKAQLRLAVDYGAGRVAASDDEPTLVVVAVPPDVTADVIERELAAHPTAVVTDVASVKLEPLRELRERGVDLTRYIGSHPLAGRERGGAIAARADIFIGRPWVVCRDEETSAADLALVEGLALDLGATPLEMTPEEHDQAVALVSHVPQLVASLLAGRFVTAPDGSLRLAGQGVRDTTRIAASAPELWVQILGANAAPVVDVLDALAADLASVADALRAPDAPGARRAVADTIRRGNDGVERLPGKHGQNRRFEQIVVMVDDTAGQLGRLFGDLGELDVNVEDLRLEHSPGAQFGLAEISVVPAAVRRAVDGLAARGWKIASTTND
- a CDS encoding ParA family protein, with product MAGSKRGATRASEDETPIGPTGRPYHGFPTPPPLDGHGPARIIALCNQKGGVGKTTTTINLAASLASYGRKVLAVDFDPQGALSAGLGITTHEIPTIYDLLLDSKRDPHDVIVHSRVENLDVIPANIDLSAAEVHLVNEVAREQTLARALRKVTGDYDVVLIDCQPSLGLLTVNALTASHGVVIPLECEFFALRGVAMLIETIDKVRDRLNPTITLDGVLATMYDARTLHSREVLERVVDAFGDDVLETVIGRTVKFPDASVSGMPITEFAPEHAAAQAYLRLARELVARGAVA
- a CDS encoding CTP synthase yields the protein MQTSDSFRGDTSNDTTKHIFVTGGVVSSLGKGLTAASLGNLLTARGLRVVMQKLDPYLNVDPGTMNPFQHGEVFVTDDGAETDLDIGHYERFLDIELSQAANVTTGQIYSQVIAKERRGEYLGDTVQVIPHITDEIKRRMRLQADESPKPDVIITEIGGTVGDIESQPFIESARQIRHELGRGNVFFVHVSLVPFMGASGEQKTKPTQHSVAALRSIGIQPDALVLRSDRPVTESNKRKIALMCDVDEDAVVNAVDVPSIYDIPSMLNEQGLDAYIVRALGLGKAADVDWSRWQRVLSAVHNPKHEVTIGLVGKYIDLPDAYLSVTEALKAGGFAQETHVNIRWIPSDECETPEGAAKALGPLDGIVIPGGFGIRGIEGKIGALKFAREQGIPTLGICLGLQCMVIEYARHVAGIEDASSSEFDPDTTAPVIATMEEQVDILEAGDMGGTMRLGLYPANLAEGSIVAEVYGATTAAERHRHRYEVNNRYRDRIAEAGMLFSGLNPDLDLVEYVELPREVHPYYVATQAHPELRSRPTDANPLFRGLVGAALERHRSSELFDDVEND
- a CDS encoding segregation and condensation protein A, yielding MARSPEHEDHAGSAPDSAPAPEPVPAAEPVEGPEPIDGFRVSLTNFDGPFDLLLTLISKHELDITEVSLSLVTNEFIAYLRELGPDEELDEASEFLVVAATLLDMKVAGLLPQGELVDAESVALLEARDLLFARLLQYRAFKEVSSWFERCLRREERRHVRAVKLDAKYRSATPELVWTLSVDDFAALALLAMTPKEIPHVGLDHLHAPLISIREQAAIVVTLLKDAGSLSFRELVAGVSQPGVVVARFLSVLELYRHAALSFEQIEPLGELTLRWSAQRWSDENLATLGADYDR